One genomic window of Pseudomonas sp. LFM046 includes the following:
- a CDS encoding NYN domain-containing protein, with amino-acid sequence MGVFIPPGETRVAVLVDCDNVSPEILEHALRVVAQFGRVVLRRGYGNHGSLANKWQEALVRLAFTPCLQYQYAAGKNTSDIALALDALEALFDHRVDTFCLVTSDSDFAYLCRKLRERGATVCIVGESKTPAALRNASDQFFEWSRDEHAEELAEQAEKPAAKLDANLKTEPAKPEPAKPAVKRRPRFVVDAVSLLAARTSEGKVTLSALGQYLKRTDPAFSPSAYGHSGLLDMIKTYDLLQLVQENGGHWSVSLAAREEAAAEVIN; translated from the coding sequence ATGGGCGTATTCATTCCCCCTGGAGAAACACGTGTCGCGGTCCTGGTCGATTGCGACAACGTATCTCCCGAGATTCTGGAACACGCGCTGCGTGTCGTTGCCCAGTTCGGGCGTGTGGTGCTTCGCAGAGGTTATGGAAACCACGGATCGCTGGCCAACAAATGGCAGGAGGCGCTGGTGCGCTTGGCCTTCACGCCATGTCTCCAGTATCAGTACGCAGCGGGTAAGAACACATCGGATATCGCGTTGGCGCTCGATGCCCTGGAAGCCCTTTTCGATCATCGAGTCGACACCTTCTGCCTGGTCACCAGCGACTCCGACTTCGCCTACCTGTGCCGCAAGCTTCGTGAGCGGGGCGCCACGGTCTGCATTGTTGGTGAGTCCAAGACACCTGCGGCGCTGCGCAACGCCAGCGACCAGTTCTTCGAGTGGAGCCGAGACGAGCACGCCGAAGAACTTGCGGAGCAGGCCGAGAAACCTGCCGCCAAGCTTGACGCCAACCTGAAGACCGAACCCGCCAAGCCTGAACCCGCAAAGCCCGCGGTCAAACGCAGACCGAGGTTCGTGGTAGATGCAGTGTCGTTGCTCGCCGCCAGAACCAGCGAGGGCAAGGTCACCCTGAGCGCTCTGGGGCAATACCTGAAACGAACTGATCCTGCATTTTCTCCCAGCGCATACGGTCACTCGGGCCTGCTCGACATGATCAAGACCTACGACCTGCTGCAACTTGTCCAGGAAAACGGTGGGCACTGGAGCGTGAGCTTGGCCGCGCGTGAAGAAGCCGCGGCCGAAGTGATCAACTGA
- a CDS encoding helix-turn-helix domain-containing protein, with translation MPHSPDLSRHSRLVDLDSPVHRKAGPLAHAMSPAARDNAAQMPQASPAPRYLTNDEAAAFLRLSPRTLEKQRMIGGGPRFHKFGRRVMYALTDLQAWADARSFETTFDPEYVDRHQGASRHDQ, from the coding sequence ATGCCGCACTCACCCGACCTCTCCCGTCACTCTCGTCTCGTCGATCTCGACTCCCCAGTGCATCGCAAGGCCGGTCCTTTGGCACACGCCATGAGCCCTGCTGCGCGCGATAACGCGGCGCAGATGCCCCAGGCCTCCCCTGCGCCGCGCTACCTCACCAACGACGAAGCTGCGGCCTTTCTGCGCCTTTCACCGCGGACGCTGGAGAAGCAGCGGATGATCGGTGGTGGGCCGCGCTTCCACAAGTTCGGCCGCCGAGTGATGTACGCGCTGACTGATCTCCAAGCCTGGGCCGATGCGCGCAGTTTCGAGACCACCTTCGACCCCGAGTACGTCGACCGCCACCAGGGAGCCAGCCGACATGACCAGTGA
- a CDS encoding replication initiator protein A — protein MSRSQYPQPKENEQLDLFRALPGDMAPRDAQDLMAHPFFSLAKSRRTVPIDFRSGGVTVRVEGTLEHGIATIWDADILIWAASQIVEARDAGIPTSRLMRATPYEILRFIGRGTSLRDYQRLKAALDRLQSTSVATSIREATGRRLHRFSWINEWKELAAADGRPLGIELILPDWFYSGVIDQALVLTIDPAYFRLTGGIERWLYRLVRKHGGRQEDGWQFDFRHLHRKSGSMARYSDFAFDLRALVARQSLPGYQLGIVHLPPSTELLAFRPVP, from the coding sequence ATGAGTCGCAGCCAATATCCCCAGCCGAAGGAAAACGAGCAGTTGGATCTGTTCCGGGCTCTGCCGGGGGACATGGCACCGCGCGACGCCCAGGACCTGATGGCACATCCGTTCTTCTCGCTGGCCAAGTCGCGACGTACCGTACCCATCGACTTCCGCTCCGGCGGCGTGACGGTACGTGTGGAGGGCACGCTGGAGCATGGCATCGCCACGATCTGGGATGCCGACATCCTGATCTGGGCGGCCAGCCAGATCGTCGAGGCGCGCGATGCGGGCATCCCCACTTCGCGCCTGATGCGGGCGACACCTTACGAGATCCTGCGCTTCATCGGCCGTGGTACGTCGCTGCGCGATTACCAGCGGCTGAAGGCCGCCCTGGATCGACTGCAATCGACCAGCGTGGCCACCTCGATCCGCGAGGCCACTGGACGGCGCCTGCACCGCTTCTCCTGGATCAACGAGTGGAAGGAGCTGGCCGCTGCGGATGGCCGCCCGCTAGGCATCGAGCTGATCCTGCCCGACTGGTTCTACAGCGGGGTGATCGACCAGGCCCTGGTGCTCACCATCGACCCGGCCTACTTCCGACTCACCGGCGGCATCGAGCGCTGGCTGTACCGTCTGGTACGCAAGCATGGCGGGAGGCAGGAGGATGGCTGGCAGTTCGACTTTCGTCACCTGCATCGCAAGTCGGGGAGCATGGCGCGCTACTCGGACTTCGCCTTCGACCTGCGCGCCCTTGTCGCTCGGCAATCGTTACCGGGCTACCAGTTGGGCATCGTGCATCTGCCACCCTCGACCGAGCTGCTGGCCTTCCGTCCCGTGCCGTAG
- the parA gene encoding ParA family partition ATPase, translating to MIVALLNQKGGVGKTTLATHIAGELAMRGHNVILLDADPQGSALDWTQRRSQQGLPRLFSAVGLARETLHQEAPELARRADHVIIDGPPRIAALARSALLAADRVLIPVQPSPYDLWASAEMVSLIREAQVFRPTLRAAFAINRRISTTVIGREARGALADQPLPALQAEVRQRIVFAESVAAGRLARELAPDSAAAREVSSLVDELLRWSP from the coding sequence ATGATCGTTGCCCTGCTGAACCAGAAAGGCGGGGTCGGCAAGACCACCCTGGCCACCCATATCGCCGGCGAACTGGCCATGCGTGGCCACAACGTGATTCTGCTCGATGCCGACCCGCAGGGGTCAGCACTGGACTGGACACAGCGACGCAGCCAGCAGGGCTTGCCCAGGCTGTTCAGCGCCGTAGGCCTGGCACGGGAGACCCTGCACCAGGAAGCGCCGGAGCTGGCGCGACGCGCTGATCATGTGATCATCGACGGCCCTCCACGTATCGCCGCCCTCGCCCGCTCGGCGTTGCTGGCCGCCGATCGCGTGTTGATCCCGGTGCAGCCCAGCCCCTATGACCTGTGGGCCAGCGCGGAGATGGTCAGTTTGATTCGCGAAGCGCAGGTGTTTCGGCCGACCCTGCGCGCGGCGTTCGCCATCAACCGGCGCATCAGTACCACGGTGATCGGTCGGGAAGCCCGCGGCGCACTGGCAGACCAACCGTTACCGGCCCTGCAGGCCGAGGTACGCCAGCGCATCGTGTTCGCCGAGAGTGTGGCGGCCGGCCGACTGGCACGCGAGCTGGCACCGGATAGTGCCGCCGCACGCGAGGTCAGCAGCCTGGTGGACGAGCTCTTGCGGTGGTCGCCATGA
- the radC gene encoding DNA repair protein RadC has protein sequence MSQPIPAIAATLLVRDDQGCYLPASADQILEAARQAIDCKLQRGASFTSPDVVKDYLRAKLPGFEREVFAVLFLDAKHRLIQYVELFQGTIDSTAVYPREVVKEALRLNAAAAIIAHNHPSGNPEPSEADKSITRRLKEALTLVDVRTLDHIIIAGTRSVSFAEQGLI, from the coding sequence ATGTCGCAACCTATCCCAGCTATCGCCGCTACCCTGCTCGTGCGTGACGACCAAGGGTGCTATCTGCCGGCATCTGCCGATCAGATCCTTGAAGCCGCGCGCCAGGCCATTGATTGCAAGCTGCAGCGTGGCGCCAGCTTCACTTCGCCGGATGTGGTCAAGGACTACCTTCGCGCCAAGCTGCCTGGCTTCGAGCGCGAGGTGTTCGCAGTATTGTTCCTGGACGCCAAGCATCGACTGATCCAGTACGTCGAGCTGTTCCAGGGCACCATCGACAGCACAGCGGTGTATCCACGTGAGGTCGTCAAGGAAGCTCTGCGCCTGAATGCGGCCGCGGCGATCATCGCTCACAACCATCCCAGCGGTAATCCAGAGCCCAGCGAAGCGGACAAGTCCATCACCCGGCGCCTCAAGGAAGCGTTGACACTGGTGGATGTGCGCACGCTGGATCACATCATCATCGCAGGAACCCGGTCAGTCTCCTTCGCGGAGCAGGGGCTCATCTGA
- a CDS encoding antirestriction protein ArdA: MSEAIRIYVADLAAYNAGQLHGVWIDATLDLDDIQAEVDAMLAASPVEDAEEYAIHDFEGFDGYRLDEYEGLQAAHDIACFVEEYPDVGGALLVQSNDLEQARKVAEEDYCGCYASLADYAQELTEQTTSIPQHLAHYIDYRAMARDMEIGGDVFTLETGFEQVHVFWNR, from the coding sequence ATGAGCGAAGCAATCAGGATCTACGTTGCCGACCTGGCCGCCTACAACGCTGGTCAGCTGCACGGTGTCTGGATCGATGCGACCCTGGACCTGGATGATATCCAGGCGGAGGTTGATGCAATGCTGGCAGCCTCACCTGTCGAGGATGCGGAGGAGTACGCCATCCACGACTTCGAGGGCTTCGACGGCTACCGTCTCGACGAGTACGAAGGGCTGCAAGCCGCCCACGATATCGCCTGTTTTGTTGAGGAGTACCCCGACGTTGGTGGCGCCCTGCTCGTCCAGTCCAACGACCTGGAGCAAGCGCGCAAGGTTGCCGAAGAGGACTACTGCGGTTGCTACGCCTCGCTAGCCGACTATGCCCAGGAACTCACTGAGCAGACCACCAGCATTCCTCAACATCTCGCCCACTACATTGACTACCGAGCCATGGCCCGCGACATGGAGATCGGCGGCGACGTGTTCACCCTGGAGACCGGCTTCGAGCAGGTGCACGTGTTCTGGAACAGGTAG
- a CDS encoding LasR-specific antiactivator QslA — MNEGVMTCLPPHDGHPGMEIIWAADCRQAFNQGVGLAQTWLDNARSGWLWAIMIAERDLLPCAMERRAFEVGFLSRIHQRLCSLQCNEQRFRDLPLTL, encoded by the coding sequence GTGAATGAAGGCGTCATGACTTGCCTCCCTCCGCACGATGGCCATCCAGGCATGGAGATCATCTGGGCCGCGGACTGCCGGCAGGCATTCAATCAAGGCGTGGGACTGGCCCAGACCTGGCTCGACAACGCTCGCAGCGGCTGGCTCTGGGCGATCATGATCGCCGAGCGTGATCTATTGCCCTGCGCAATGGAACGGCGTGCCTTCGAGGTCGGCTTTCTGAGCCGAATTCATCAACGGCTGTGTTCGCTGCAGTGCAATGAGCAACGATTCCGGGATCTGCCTTTGACGCTGTAG